A window from Dysidea avara chromosome 2, odDysAvar1.4, whole genome shotgun sequence encodes these proteins:
- the LOC136247426 gene encoding uncharacterized protein isoform X44, which translates to MADYSMMEEVVSTCPTKKCQHCGQQCAIAFRSCPSCNENFPDCLKRQANGPVRQHPSSLVTIMQKKANQLNQLGYDIFILGHKRNAVNPSHINFTTPGIAKEFVKDYPKLFEGWKTYCSSKSRGQNSNHQVGLSTAGENEIGLTQTATQSQVGLTQTATQGQVGLTQTATEDQVELTQTATQIQVGLTQTATQGQGLTQTATQSQVGLMQTQSQVGLTQTATEGQVELTQTATQIQVGLTQTATQSQGLTQSQVGLTQTATEGQVELTQTATQIQGLSQTQNQARRKRCRECDGCRATKCGNCKYCFHPSLKRACMMRKCINLN; encoded by the exons ATGGCAGATTATTCTATGATGGAAG AGGTAGTTTCTACTTGCCCTACCAAAAAGTGCCAGCATTGTGGACAGCAATGTGCAATTGCCTTCAGATCCTGCCCCAGTTGCAATGAGAATTTTCCAGATTGCCTGAAACGCCAGGCAAATGGACCTGTTAGGCAGCATCCATCAAGTCTTGTTACTATAATGCAGAAAAAG GCCAACCAGCTCAATCAGCTGGGATATGATATCTTTATCCTCGGGCACAAGAGAAATGCTGTCAACCCATCTCATATTAATTTTACGACACCTGGTATAGCTAAAGAATTTGTTAAAGATTACCCTAAACTTTTTGAGGGGTGGAAAACATATTGCTCATCAAAATCACGAG GACAAAACAGTAATCATCAAG TAGGATTGTCAACGGCAGGAGAGAATGAAA TAGGGTTGACACAGACAGCTACACAGAGTCAAG TAGGGTTGACACAGACAGCTACACAGGGTCAAG TAGGGTTGACACAGACAGCTACAGAGGATCAAG TAGAGTTGACACAGACAGCTACACAGATTCAAG TAGGGTTGACACAGACAGCTACACAGGGTCAAG GGTTGACACAGACAGCTACACAGAGTCAAG TAGGGTTGATGCAGACACAGAGTCAAG TAGGATTGACACAGACAGCTACAGAGGGTCAAG TAGAGTTGACACAGACAGCTACACAGATTCAAG TAGGGTTGACACAGACAGCTACACAGAGTCAAG GGTTGACACAGAGTCAAG TAGGGTTGACACAGACAGCTACAGAGGGTCAAG TAGAGTTGACACAGACAGCTACACAGATTCAAG GGTTGTCACAGACACAGAATCAAG CAAGAAGAAAACGCTGCAGGGAGTGTGATGGCTGCAGGGCCACAAAATGTGGTAACTGCAAATACTGTTTTCACCCTTCATTGAAAAGGGCTTGTATGATGAGGAAATGTATAAATTTGAACTAG
- the LOC136247426 gene encoding ice nucleation protein InaA-like isoform X24, whose product MADYSMMEEVVSTCPTKKCQHCGQQCAIAFRSCPSCNENFPDCLKRQANGPVRQHPSSLVTIMQKKANQLNQLGYDIFILGHKRNAVNPSHINFTTPGIAKEFVKDYPKLFEGWKTYCSSKSRGQNSNHQVGLSTAGENERLTQTATQSQVGLTQTATQGQGLTQTATEDQELTQTATQIQVGLTQTATQSQGLTQTATEGQGLTQTATQSQGLTQTATQGQGLTQTATEGQVGLTQTATQGQVELTQTATQIQVGLTQTATQSQVGLTQTATQSQVGLMQTQSQVGLTQTATEGQVELTQTATQIQVGLTQTATQSQGLTQSQVGLTQTATEGQVELTQTATQIQGLSQTQNQARRKRCRECDGCRATKCGNCKYCFHPSLKRACMMRKCINLN is encoded by the exons ATGGCAGATTATTCTATGATGGAAG AGGTAGTTTCTACTTGCCCTACCAAAAAGTGCCAGCATTGTGGACAGCAATGTGCAATTGCCTTCAGATCCTGCCCCAGTTGCAATGAGAATTTTCCAGATTGCCTGAAACGCCAGGCAAATGGACCTGTTAGGCAGCATCCATCAAGTCTTGTTACTATAATGCAGAAAAAG GCCAACCAGCTCAATCAGCTGGGATATGATATCTTTATCCTCGGGCACAAGAGAAATGCTGTCAACCCATCTCATATTAATTTTACGACACCTGGTATAGCTAAAGAATTTGTTAAAGATTACCCTAAACTTTTTGAGGGGTGGAAAACATATTGCTCATCAAAATCACGAG GACAAAACAGTAATCATCAAG TAGGATTGTCAACGGCAGGAGAGAATGAAA GGTTGACACAGACAGCTACACAGAGTCAAG TAGGGTTGACACAGACAGCTACACAGGGTCAAG GGTTGACACAGACAGCTACAGAGGATCAAG AGTTGACACAGACAGCTACACAGATTCAAG TAGGGTTGACACAGACAGCTACACAGAGTCAAG GGTTGACACAGACAGCTACAGAGGGTCAAG GGTTGACACAGACAGCTACACAGAGTCAAG GGTTGACACAGACAGCTACACAGGGTCAAG GGTTGACACAGACAGCTACAGAGGGTCAAG TAGGGTTGACACAGACAGCTACACAGGGTCAAG TAGAGTTGACACAGACAGCTACACAGATTCAAG TAGGGTTGACACAGACAGCTACACAGAGTCAAG TAGGGTTGACACAGACAGCTACACAGAGTCAAG TAGGGTTGATGCAGACACAGAGTCAAG TAGGATTGACACAGACAGCTACAGAGGGTCAAG TAGAGTTGACACAGACAGCTACACAGATTCAAG TAGGGTTGACACAGACAGCTACACAGAGTCAAG GGTTGACACAGAGTCAAG TAGGGTTGACACAGACAGCTACAGAGGGTCAAG TAGAGTTGACACAGACAGCTACACAGATTCAAG GGTTGTCACAGACACAGAATCAAG CAAGAAGAAAACGCTGCAGGGAGTGTGATGGCTGCAGGGCCACAAAATGTGGTAACTGCAAATACTGTTTTCACCCTTCATTGAAAAGGGCTTGTATGATGAGGAAATGTATAAATTTGAACTAG
- the LOC136247426 gene encoding uncharacterized protein isoform X4 has translation MADYSMMEEVVSTCPTKKCQHCGQQCAIAFRSCPSCNENFPDCLKRQANGPVRQHPSSLVTIMQKKANQLNQLGYDIFILGHKRNAVNPSHINFTTPGIAKEFVKDYPKLFEGWKTYCSSKSRGQNSNHQVGLSTAGENEIGLTQTATQSQVGLTQTATQGQVGLTQTATEDQELTQTATQIQVGLTQTATQSQGLTQTATEGQGLTQTATQSQGLTQTATQGQGLTQTATEGQVGLTQTATQGQVELTQTATQIQVGLTQTATQSQGLTQTATQSQVGLMQTQSQVGLTQTATEGQVELTQTATQIQVGLTQTATQSQGLTQSQVGLTQTATEGQVELTQTATQIQGLSQTQNQARRKRCRECDGCRATKCGNCKYCFHPSLKRACMMRKCINLN, from the exons ATGGCAGATTATTCTATGATGGAAG AGGTAGTTTCTACTTGCCCTACCAAAAAGTGCCAGCATTGTGGACAGCAATGTGCAATTGCCTTCAGATCCTGCCCCAGTTGCAATGAGAATTTTCCAGATTGCCTGAAACGCCAGGCAAATGGACCTGTTAGGCAGCATCCATCAAGTCTTGTTACTATAATGCAGAAAAAG GCCAACCAGCTCAATCAGCTGGGATATGATATCTTTATCCTCGGGCACAAGAGAAATGCTGTCAACCCATCTCATATTAATTTTACGACACCTGGTATAGCTAAAGAATTTGTTAAAGATTACCCTAAACTTTTTGAGGGGTGGAAAACATATTGCTCATCAAAATCACGAG GACAAAACAGTAATCATCAAG TAGGATTGTCAACGGCAGGAGAGAATGAAA TAGGGTTGACACAGACAGCTACACAGAGTCAAG TAGGGTTGACACAGACAGCTACACAGGGTCAAG TAGGGTTGACACAGACAGCTACAGAGGATCAAG AGTTGACACAGACAGCTACACAGATTCAAG TAGGGTTGACACAGACAGCTACACAGAGTCAAG GGTTGACACAGACAGCTACAGAGGGTCAAG GGTTGACACAGACAGCTACACAGAGTCAAG GGTTGACACAGACAGCTACACAGGGTCAAG GGTTGACACAGACAGCTACAGAGGGTCAAG TAGGGTTGACACAGACAGCTACACAGGGTCAAG TAGAGTTGACACAGACAGCTACACAGATTCAAG TAGGGTTGACACAGACAGCTACACAGAGTCAAG GGTTGACACAGACAGCTACACAGAGTCAAG TAGGGTTGATGCAGACACAGAGTCAAG TAGGATTGACACAGACAGCTACAGAGGGTCAAG TAGAGTTGACACAGACAGCTACACAGATTCAAG TAGGGTTGACACAGACAGCTACACAGAGTCAAG GGTTGACACAGAGTCAAG TAGGGTTGACACAGACAGCTACAGAGGGTCAAG TAGAGTTGACACAGACAGCTACACAGATTCAAG GGTTGTCACAGACACAGAATCAAG CAAGAAGAAAACGCTGCAGGGAGTGTGATGGCTGCAGGGCCACAAAATGTGGTAACTGCAAATACTGTTTTCACCCTTCATTGAAAAGGGCTTGTATGATGAGGAAATGTATAAATTTGAACTAG
- the LOC136247426 gene encoding uncharacterized protein isoform X20: MADYSMMEEVVSTCPTKKCQHCGQQCAIAFRSCPSCNENFPDCLKRQANGPVRQHPSSLVTIMQKKANQLNQLGYDIFILGHKRNAVNPSHINFTTPGIAKEFVKDYPKLFEGWKTYCSSKSRGQNSNHQVGLSTAGENEIGLTQTATQSQVGLTQTATQGQVGLTQTATEDQELTQTATQIQVGLTQTATQSQGLTQTATEGQGLTQTATQSQGLTQTATQGQGLTQTATEGQVGLTQTATQGQVELTQTATQIQVGLTQTATQSQVGLTQTATQSQVGLMQTQSQGLTQTATEGQVELTQTATQIQGLTQTATQSQGLTQSQVGLTQTATEGQVELTQTATQIQGLSQTQNQARRKRCRECDGCRATKCGNCKYCFHPSLKRACMMRKCINLN; encoded by the exons ATGGCAGATTATTCTATGATGGAAG AGGTAGTTTCTACTTGCCCTACCAAAAAGTGCCAGCATTGTGGACAGCAATGTGCAATTGCCTTCAGATCCTGCCCCAGTTGCAATGAGAATTTTCCAGATTGCCTGAAACGCCAGGCAAATGGACCTGTTAGGCAGCATCCATCAAGTCTTGTTACTATAATGCAGAAAAAG GCCAACCAGCTCAATCAGCTGGGATATGATATCTTTATCCTCGGGCACAAGAGAAATGCTGTCAACCCATCTCATATTAATTTTACGACACCTGGTATAGCTAAAGAATTTGTTAAAGATTACCCTAAACTTTTTGAGGGGTGGAAAACATATTGCTCATCAAAATCACGAG GACAAAACAGTAATCATCAAG TAGGATTGTCAACGGCAGGAGAGAATGAAA TAGGGTTGACACAGACAGCTACACAGAGTCAAG TAGGGTTGACACAGACAGCTACACAGGGTCAAG TAGGGTTGACACAGACAGCTACAGAGGATCAAG AGTTGACACAGACAGCTACACAGATTCAAG TAGGGTTGACACAGACAGCTACACAGAGTCAAG GGTTGACACAGACAGCTACAGAGGGTCAAG GGTTGACACAGACAGCTACACAGAGTCAAG GGTTGACACAGACAGCTACACAGGGTCAAG GGTTGACACAGACAGCTACAGAGGGTCAAG TAGGGTTGACACAGACAGCTACACAGGGTCAAG TAGAGTTGACACAGACAGCTACACAGATTCAAG TAGGGTTGACACAGACAGCTACACAGAGTCAAG TAGGGTTGACACAGACAGCTACACAGAGTCAAG TAGGGTTGATGCAGACACAGAGTCAAG GATTGACACAGACAGCTACAGAGGGTCAAG TAGAGTTGACACAGACAGCTACACAGATTCAAG GGTTGACACAGACAGCTACACAGAGTCAAG GGTTGACACAGAGTCAAG TAGGGTTGACACAGACAGCTACAGAGGGTCAAG TAGAGTTGACACAGACAGCTACACAGATTCAAG GGTTGTCACAGACACAGAATCAAG CAAGAAGAAAACGCTGCAGGGAGTGTGATGGCTGCAGGGCCACAAAATGTGGTAACTGCAAATACTGTTTTCACCCTTCATTGAAAAGGGCTTGTATGATGAGGAAATGTATAAATTTGAACTAG
- the LOC136247426 gene encoding uncharacterized protein isoform X35: MADYSMMEEVVSTCPTKKCQHCGQQCAIAFRSCPSCNENFPDCLKRQANGPVRQHPSSLVTIMQKKANQLNQLGYDIFILGHKRNAVNPSHINFTTPGIAKEFVKDYPKLFEGWKTYCSSKSRGQNSNHQVGLSTAGENEIGLTQTATQSQVGLTQTATQGQVGLTQTATEDQELTQTATQIQVGLTQTATQSQGLTQTATEGQGLTQTATQSQVGLTQTATQSQVGLMQTQSQVGLTQTATEGQVELTQTATQIQVGLTQTATQSQGLTQSQVGLTQTATEGQVELTQTATQIQGLSQTQNQARRKRCRECDGCRATKCGNCKYCFHPSLKRACMMRKCINLN; encoded by the exons ATGGCAGATTATTCTATGATGGAAG AGGTAGTTTCTACTTGCCCTACCAAAAAGTGCCAGCATTGTGGACAGCAATGTGCAATTGCCTTCAGATCCTGCCCCAGTTGCAATGAGAATTTTCCAGATTGCCTGAAACGCCAGGCAAATGGACCTGTTAGGCAGCATCCATCAAGTCTTGTTACTATAATGCAGAAAAAG GCCAACCAGCTCAATCAGCTGGGATATGATATCTTTATCCTCGGGCACAAGAGAAATGCTGTCAACCCATCTCATATTAATTTTACGACACCTGGTATAGCTAAAGAATTTGTTAAAGATTACCCTAAACTTTTTGAGGGGTGGAAAACATATTGCTCATCAAAATCACGAG GACAAAACAGTAATCATCAAG TAGGATTGTCAACGGCAGGAGAGAATGAAA TAGGGTTGACACAGACAGCTACACAGAGTCAAG TAGGGTTGACACAGACAGCTACACAGGGTCAAG TAGGGTTGACACAGACAGCTACAGAGGATCAAG AGTTGACACAGACAGCTACACAGATTCAAG TAGGGTTGACACAGACAGCTACACAGAGTCAAG GGTTGACACAGACAGCTACAGAGGGTCAAG GGTTGACACAGACAGCTACACAGAGTCAAG TAGGGTTGACACAGACAGCTACACAGAGTCAAG TAGGGTTGATGCAGACACAGAGTCAAG TAGGATTGACACAGACAGCTACAGAGGGTCAAG TAGAGTTGACACAGACAGCTACACAGATTCAAG TAGGGTTGACACAGACAGCTACACAGAGTCAAG GGTTGACACAGAGTCAAG TAGGGTTGACACAGACAGCTACAGAGGGTCAAG TAGAGTTGACACAGACAGCTACACAGATTCAAG GGTTGTCACAGACACAGAATCAAG CAAGAAGAAAACGCTGCAGGGAGTGTGATGGCTGCAGGGCCACAAAATGTGGTAACTGCAAATACTGTTTTCACCCTTCATTGAAAAGGGCTTGTATGATGAGGAAATGTATAAATTTGAACTAG
- the LOC136247426 gene encoding protein FAM186A-like isoform X43 translates to MADYSMMEEVVSTCPTKKCQHCGQQCAIAFRSCPSCNENFPDCLKRQANGPVRQHPSSLVTIMQKKANQLNQLGYDIFILGHKRNAVNPSHINFTTPGIAKEFVKDYPKLFEGWKTYCSSKSRGQNSNHQVGLSTAGENEIGLTQTATQSQVGLTQTATQGQVGLTQTATEDQVELTQTATQIQGLTQTATQGQVGLTQTATQSQVGLMQTQSQVGLTQTATEGQVELTQTATQIQVGLTQTATQSQGLTQSQVGLTQTATEGQVELTQTATQIQGLSQTQNQARRKRCRECDGCRATKCGNCKYCFHPSLKRACMMRKCINLN, encoded by the exons ATGGCAGATTATTCTATGATGGAAG AGGTAGTTTCTACTTGCCCTACCAAAAAGTGCCAGCATTGTGGACAGCAATGTGCAATTGCCTTCAGATCCTGCCCCAGTTGCAATGAGAATTTTCCAGATTGCCTGAAACGCCAGGCAAATGGACCTGTTAGGCAGCATCCATCAAGTCTTGTTACTATAATGCAGAAAAAG GCCAACCAGCTCAATCAGCTGGGATATGATATCTTTATCCTCGGGCACAAGAGAAATGCTGTCAACCCATCTCATATTAATTTTACGACACCTGGTATAGCTAAAGAATTTGTTAAAGATTACCCTAAACTTTTTGAGGGGTGGAAAACATATTGCTCATCAAAATCACGAG GACAAAACAGTAATCATCAAG TAGGATTGTCAACGGCAGGAGAGAATGAAA TAGGGTTGACACAGACAGCTACACAGAGTCAAG TAGGGTTGACACAGACAGCTACACAGGGTCAAG TAGGGTTGACACAGACAGCTACAGAGGATCAAG TAGAGTTGACACAGACAGCTACACAGATTCAAG GGTTGACACAGACAGCTACACAGGGTCAAG TAGGGTTGACACAGACAGCTACACAGAGTCAAG TAGGGTTGATGCAGACACAGAGTCAAG TAGGATTGACACAGACAGCTACAGAGGGTCAAG TAGAGTTGACACAGACAGCTACACAGATTCAAG TAGGGTTGACACAGACAGCTACACAGAGTCAAG GGTTGACACAGAGTCAAG TAGGGTTGACACAGACAGCTACAGAGGGTCAAG TAGAGTTGACACAGACAGCTACACAGATTCAAG GGTTGTCACAGACACAGAATCAAG CAAGAAGAAAACGCTGCAGGGAGTGTGATGGCTGCAGGGCCACAAAATGTGGTAACTGCAAATACTGTTTTCACCCTTCATTGAAAAGGGCTTGTATGATGAGGAAATGTATAAATTTGAACTAG
- the LOC136247426 gene encoding uncharacterized protein isoform X8: MADYSMMEEVVSTCPTKKCQHCGQQCAIAFRSCPSCNENFPDCLKRQANGPVRQHPSSLVTIMQKKANQLNQLGYDIFILGHKRNAVNPSHINFTTPGIAKEFVKDYPKLFEGWKTYCSSKSRGQNSNHQVGLSTAGENEIGLTQTATQSQVGLTQTATQGQVGLTQTATEDQELTQTATQIQVGLTQTATQSQGLTQTATEGQGLTQTATQSQGLTQTATQGQGLTQTATEGQVGLTQTATQGQVELTQTATQIQVGLTQTATQSQVGLTQTATQSQVGLMQTQSQVGLTQTATEGQVELTQTATQIQVGLTQTATQSQGLTQSQGLTQTATEGQVELTQTATQIQGLSQTQNQARRKRCRECDGCRATKCGNCKYCFHPSLKRACMMRKCINLN, translated from the exons ATGGCAGATTATTCTATGATGGAAG AGGTAGTTTCTACTTGCCCTACCAAAAAGTGCCAGCATTGTGGACAGCAATGTGCAATTGCCTTCAGATCCTGCCCCAGTTGCAATGAGAATTTTCCAGATTGCCTGAAACGCCAGGCAAATGGACCTGTTAGGCAGCATCCATCAAGTCTTGTTACTATAATGCAGAAAAAG GCCAACCAGCTCAATCAGCTGGGATATGATATCTTTATCCTCGGGCACAAGAGAAATGCTGTCAACCCATCTCATATTAATTTTACGACACCTGGTATAGCTAAAGAATTTGTTAAAGATTACCCTAAACTTTTTGAGGGGTGGAAAACATATTGCTCATCAAAATCACGAG GACAAAACAGTAATCATCAAG TAGGATTGTCAACGGCAGGAGAGAATGAAA TAGGGTTGACACAGACAGCTACACAGAGTCAAG TAGGGTTGACACAGACAGCTACACAGGGTCAAG TAGGGTTGACACAGACAGCTACAGAGGATCAAG AGTTGACACAGACAGCTACACAGATTCAAG TAGGGTTGACACAGACAGCTACACAGAGTCAAG GGTTGACACAGACAGCTACAGAGGGTCAAG GGTTGACACAGACAGCTACACAGAGTCAAG GGTTGACACAGACAGCTACACAGGGTCAAG GGTTGACACAGACAGCTACAGAGGGTCAAG TAGGGTTGACACAGACAGCTACACAGGGTCAAG TAGAGTTGACACAGACAGCTACACAGATTCAAG TAGGGTTGACACAGACAGCTACACAGAGTCAAG TAGGGTTGACACAGACAGCTACACAGAGTCAAG TAGGGTTGATGCAGACACAGAGTCAAG TAGGATTGACACAGACAGCTACAGAGGGTCAAG TAGAGTTGACACAGACAGCTACACAGATTCAAG TAGGGTTGACACAGACAGCTACACAGAGTCAAG GGTTGACACAGAGTCAAG GGTTGACACAGACAGCTACAGAGGGTCAAG TAGAGTTGACACAGACAGCTACACAGATTCAAG GGTTGTCACAGACACAGAATCAAG CAAGAAGAAAACGCTGCAGGGAGTGTGATGGCTGCAGGGCCACAAAATGTGGTAACTGCAAATACTGTTTTCACCCTTCATTGAAAAGGGCTTGTATGATGAGGAAATGTATAAATTTGAACTAG
- the LOC136247426 gene encoding uncharacterized protein isoform X19, which produces MADYSMMEEVVSTCPTKKCQHCGQQCAIAFRSCPSCNENFPDCLKRQANGPVRQHPSSLVTIMQKKANQLNQLGYDIFILGHKRNAVNPSHINFTTPGIAKEFVKDYPKLFEGWKTYCSSKSRGQNSNHQVGLSTAGENEIGLTQTATQSQVGLTQTATQGQVGLTQTATEDQELTQTATQIQVGLTQTATQSQGLTQTATEGQGLTQTATQSQGLTQTATQGQGLTQTATEGQVGLTQTATQGQVELTQTATQIQVGLTQTATQSQVGLTQTATQSQGLMQTQSQGLTQTATEGQVELTQTATQIQVGLTQTATQSQGLTQSQVGLTQTATEGQVELTQTATQIQGLSQTQNQARRKRCRECDGCRATKCGNCKYCFHPSLKRACMMRKCINLN; this is translated from the exons ATGGCAGATTATTCTATGATGGAAG AGGTAGTTTCTACTTGCCCTACCAAAAAGTGCCAGCATTGTGGACAGCAATGTGCAATTGCCTTCAGATCCTGCCCCAGTTGCAATGAGAATTTTCCAGATTGCCTGAAACGCCAGGCAAATGGACCTGTTAGGCAGCATCCATCAAGTCTTGTTACTATAATGCAGAAAAAG GCCAACCAGCTCAATCAGCTGGGATATGATATCTTTATCCTCGGGCACAAGAGAAATGCTGTCAACCCATCTCATATTAATTTTACGACACCTGGTATAGCTAAAGAATTTGTTAAAGATTACCCTAAACTTTTTGAGGGGTGGAAAACATATTGCTCATCAAAATCACGAG GACAAAACAGTAATCATCAAG TAGGATTGTCAACGGCAGGAGAGAATGAAA TAGGGTTGACACAGACAGCTACACAGAGTCAAG TAGGGTTGACACAGACAGCTACACAGGGTCAAG TAGGGTTGACACAGACAGCTACAGAGGATCAAG AGTTGACACAGACAGCTACACAGATTCAAG TAGGGTTGACACAGACAGCTACACAGAGTCAAG GGTTGACACAGACAGCTACAGAGGGTCAAG GGTTGACACAGACAGCTACACAGAGTCAAG GGTTGACACAGACAGCTACACAGGGTCAAG GGTTGACACAGACAGCTACAGAGGGTCAAG TAGGGTTGACACAGACAGCTACACAGGGTCAAG TAGAGTTGACACAGACAGCTACACAGATTCAAG TAGGGTTGACACAGACAGCTACACAGAGTCAAG TAGGGTTGACACAGACAGCTACACAGAGTCAAG GGTTGATGCAGACACAGAGTCAAG GATTGACACAGACAGCTACAGAGGGTCAAG TAGAGTTGACACAGACAGCTACACAGATTCAAG TAGGGTTGACACAGACAGCTACACAGAGTCAAG GGTTGACACAGAGTCAAG TAGGGTTGACACAGACAGCTACAGAGGGTCAAG TAGAGTTGACACAGACAGCTACACAGATTCAAG GGTTGTCACAGACACAGAATCAAG CAAGAAGAAAACGCTGCAGGGAGTGTGATGGCTGCAGGGCCACAAAATGTGGTAACTGCAAATACTGTTTTCACCCTTCATTGAAAAGGGCTTGTATGATGAGGAAATGTATAAATTTGAACTAG
- the LOC136247426 gene encoding uncharacterized protein isoform X27 has product MADYSMMEEVVSTCPTKKCQHCGQQCAIAFRSCPSCNENFPDCLKRQANGPVRQHPSSLVTIMQKKANQLNQLGYDIFILGHKRNAVNPSHINFTTPGIAKEFVKDYPKLFEGWKTYCSSKSRGQNSNHQVGLSTAGENEIGLTQTATQSQVGLTQTATQGQVGLTQTATEDQELTQTATQIQVGLTQTATQSQGLTQTATEGQGLTQTATQSQGLTQTATQGQGLTQTATEGQVGLTQTATQGQVELTQTATQIQVGLTQTATQSQVGLTQTATQSQGLMQTQSQGLTQTATEGQELTQTATQIQVGLTQTATQSQGLTQSQVGLTQTATEGQVELTQTATQIQGLSQTQNQARRKRCRECDGCRATKCGNCKYCFHPSLKRACMMRKCINLN; this is encoded by the exons ATGGCAGATTATTCTATGATGGAAG AGGTAGTTTCTACTTGCCCTACCAAAAAGTGCCAGCATTGTGGACAGCAATGTGCAATTGCCTTCAGATCCTGCCCCAGTTGCAATGAGAATTTTCCAGATTGCCTGAAACGCCAGGCAAATGGACCTGTTAGGCAGCATCCATCAAGTCTTGTTACTATAATGCAGAAAAAG GCCAACCAGCTCAATCAGCTGGGATATGATATCTTTATCCTCGGGCACAAGAGAAATGCTGTCAACCCATCTCATATTAATTTTACGACACCTGGTATAGCTAAAGAATTTGTTAAAGATTACCCTAAACTTTTTGAGGGGTGGAAAACATATTGCTCATCAAAATCACGAG GACAAAACAGTAATCATCAAG TAGGATTGTCAACGGCAGGAGAGAATGAAA TAGGGTTGACACAGACAGCTACACAGAGTCAAG TAGGGTTGACACAGACAGCTACACAGGGTCAAG TAGGGTTGACACAGACAGCTACAGAGGATCAAG AGTTGACACAGACAGCTACACAGATTCAAG TAGGGTTGACACAGACAGCTACACAGAGTCAAG GGTTGACACAGACAGCTACAGAGGGTCAAG GGTTGACACAGACAGCTACACAGAGTCAAG GGTTGACACAGACAGCTACACAGGGTCAAG GGTTGACACAGACAGCTACAGAGGGTCAAG TAGGGTTGACACAGACAGCTACACAGGGTCAAG TAGAGTTGACACAGACAGCTACACAGATTCAAG TAGGGTTGACACAGACAGCTACACAGAGTCAAG TAGGGTTGACACAGACAGCTACACAGAGTCAAG GGTTGATGCAGACACAGAGTCAAG GATTGACACAGACAGCTACAGAGGGTCAAG AGTTGACACAGACAGCTACACAGATTCAAG TAGGGTTGACACAGACAGCTACACAGAGTCAAG GGTTGACACAGAGTCAAG TAGGGTTGACACAGACAGCTACAGAGGGTCAAG TAGAGTTGACACAGACAGCTACACAGATTCAAG GGTTGTCACAGACACAGAATCAAG CAAGAAGAAAACGCTGCAGGGAGTGTGATGGCTGCAGGGCCACAAAATGTGGTAACTGCAAATACTGTTTTCACCCTTCATTGAAAAGGGCTTGTATGATGAGGAAATGTATAAATTTGAACTAG